Below is a window of Equus quagga isolate Etosha38 chromosome 1, UCLA_HA_Equagga_1.0, whole genome shotgun sequence DNA.
GGCTGGGAGACTGGGTCTGTCCTTAGTGTACCGAGATGGGCAATGTTGTTCCCATTTTAGGAGCGAAGGGAACTGCGGCACAGGAAATGGACAGAGCCTTGGGCTCATGGATTCAGTTCCCGGCTCCACCAcgaacttgctgtgtgaccctgggcaagtccttttcccctctctgggcctcagtttcctcatctgtaaaatggggagaattcTGTTTATGCCTCCCATTTCTTGGGAGTATATATCAGATAAGGTTTGAAATGTTGGGAACTTCAAAAGAAAGCGATAAGAAATAGTCGTCATTTAGCACTTATTTTTGTGTTGTACACTTATACTGTGGAGAGTAGCCACGACTACAGAGCGTTTAAATCCCTCTTTGTAAGTGAAAATGAGGGGAGTGTTGCTATGCAGAAAGTATTGAGCACTGCAGAATTCCAGCTCATAATCTGAAAGTTCATTACAGCTTTATTATTACAGGTGTACCCCACTTTATACAATAAAAGTCTTCCTGGAAAATGTTTACATCATATCATATTATAAAGGTACCTGACAAGTTTGATTCATTTAAAGGCATTCTTTTATATatcatttcataaaatgaaaatcccttttaagtttatttgggggacatctggatttttatgtatttgcttaAAGCAAGATTATTGTGACATGGAGATACACCCATACAAAATTTGTTGCTGTAGGAGTGGTGGGAGAGTTCTCTGGCACCCTGTGGAGCCCTTCACATTGATCAGGGTCCTCTGATTCTGCcaaggcttttttgtttgtttggtttttggacCCACATTAAAGCTATCTCTGGACTTCCCAAACTGTGTATAtggaaagaaatgtgaaaatacagTTGGAAAGAAGCACTGATAGGATTTTCCACACCCTCAGTGTTTTTGGAATTCTTGACAGGCCCCAAGCCCAGGTGACTAAAGAGAACTCTGAAATGCAAGGGCAGCTACTTATATTGTAGGTGAACAGAATTTCTTTAGAAACTCAGAACTCCAAAGTTCAAAGGAATCTTTTTCATCACAGAGAATCCCTATTTCGATGCACATGTGGGTCAACCACATCCATTCCTGTGGTCAGTGGCATTTGACTGAGTCTTGGGGGAATTGGGTTCTGTTAGTCTAGGCAAGTCAGCATATTTCTAGCTCTttgttcccatctgtaaaatgggaagataatCATGGCCCTCATCTATCTTGTGGAAATGTTTTGAGGGAAAAATCAGAGTATTTGAAATTGTGTTTGAACATCTTAGAAAAAAGTGGGATGATAATTTAAAGTGGTTGTTGTAACTAAGGCCATTGCATTGTGTGCCTCCATGGGGGCACCATTCTTGTGTCGGATATGAATGATGCGGCAGGAGTTACTCAGTGATGTAGGGGCTGGCTTTCTCTCCCCTGCTAATTGCGTACTGCTAAATCACATTTCTTTCTGACCACCCAATACCTTGCATTAAAGGACTTATACTCTTTTATTTGGCTTCCTAGGATTTCAGAGTTGGAAATACTTTAATGGTCACCTAAGCCAGTCCCTTCTCTGTAGTTTTGGTTTTCTGAACATTCCTGGTAACTGTTGATCCAGGCTCTCCTGAATACCTCTGGTGTGAGGAATCTTAAATTAGATTAGAATCACCTTTTTGTGGTGAATAACTGTTTGCcctttggcaaattacttaacctttctgagcctttgtGTTCCTTtatgtaaaacagggataatacttgcatggttgttgtgaggagtgGAAACAATGTGTTTAAAGTGCCTAACTGGGTGCCTGGCAGTATCAGGCACAACAACAAGCGGCAACTATTCTCATTATTGTCATCATCGTTATTACACCTAGGACTTTTGAGACTGCTCATTTTGTTGCCAGTCCATCATAGATGAATTTAAGTTTTGCAGATTCTTCTCTAGTTGAAAACTTTGATGAAgagggttatttttcttttataattaattgCATATTAAGGATACAGTTGTGTGTTcaacactcacacacaaactAATGCAATTTTGTTTGAGTTAAAAAGAATGTGGTGTTCTACCTGTCTGAGAAATTTTAGCAACCAAAGgaaattcttttgtaattttagtACAGTTCCCCTCCAAGTAACAATGTGTCCAGTTTCTAACCTCAGTCTTAGTGAAATATATAGCAGCATGAGCTCAGCCATCAGCACTTGTGCTGTTAACATTAATGCAGTTTTATTATTAGAGAAATTTGGCTTACCTTTGACTGTCCTGGGTGTTTTCTGGCCCTTCTAGGGGCAGATAGttatctctccattttacagaccagaAAATTGAGGTCTAGACTGATGAGCAAGCCTATAACTGAACGCTGAGTCGGGCCCAGGTGTCCAGACTTCCATTGGCTGTCTTCCGTTGGCTGTGTCCTTTGGACCATGCTAACTATAAACAGACCCTCCCTACCTCCCATACAATGGTTGGGCATCCCAGACAATGGCCAGGGATTGGTAAACTGGTAATCAGATTTTCTTCAGAGTTGTCAAGTGACTAGAGAAGTAGAAATTGGCTTTAATGATTAGAATTTTAGTAGAAGCATTAATATAGGGATCATACTTCCAACCAACAGTGACATCTTTTTCTCTGAGGAGCTCAGAGTTCTTTTTAGTCTTGATCTCAGTTATTCTCTAACAGTTCTCCTGGGatcagaaaaaaagcagaaatcatcCCCCGGCACCATCTCAAGCCCCTCCTATGGAGATAAGTTGGGGAGGACCCAGAGAAGAGGGACTTTCCCCAGTCGCCTGGCTTCCAGGCTGTTGCCCTTTCTACTAGCCCACATCGTGCACTGATGAGTTGTTTAGGAATGATAGGATTCCAGGTCATATACAGATAGCTTTTTTACCCCCTAACTAGTTGTGGCTCATCTTGTGCAGAGGCCTCATTATTTGATATTCTTGGGCAGTGTCAGAGCAGGAAGAAAGCTTACCAACTCAGGTGATGAGTGAAAGTATATTCAGATGCTGTTGATGTCAACCCAAAGTGCTGACGTTGGCTCCATGTGCTAGGAAAGAGGGAAGATTGAGCATGGAATGCTCAAGTGTTTTGTAAAACTTTCTCCTAAATATTTGAGGGATACAACCCACTTCCAACAGTGACCTTCGCTCATTGCAGAAGTCGCTCTCACTTGATTGCCAAGGGGCTGGAAGTTGGCGGTGGTTGGTGGAACATCAGATACAGGGTAGAGGCCAAACGTATATGGTTTGGAAAAGCCCTTCCAAATACGTCTGAtacttccccacccccatccctagGAATCACTGGCAAAAGGGAAGTAGGAGAAAGTCTGAGAGAAGACAGTTAtctgaggaggcaggagagatgtCCTTCTGGGAATCTAGTCAATGTGTCCTCATTGTCATCTCGGGAGCTTGAGGAATACCTGAGGGATGTACCTTATACGTGGGAAATTGGGGAAAAGagttctttaaaagtttgaaatcGAGTTCTAGACAGAAGTTAACTGATACTCCTGGCCCAGTGAAATCTACATCAGCCCAGAGACCCTAATAATATTTTCCTGTCTTAtctgttgaattatttttgtgCACACTTAGGGAGTCCAGtcattcagcagacatttattgaatagattGTGCTTGGCTGTGCTAGAAGCTTAggtcataaagaaaaataagagagagatcCTCCTCTCAAGGGCCTGTAGTTGAAATAGGAGAGAGATCAGATAGGTTGGCTTCTTTGGAAGTGGAGGGGAGGGTTCAGCAATGCCCTCTTGGTGGGAAGGCTTCTAATCGCTGCCCTCACTTGGCCCAGGTGCCGGATGTGCTCACTGACATTCTACTCAAAGTCGGAGATGCAGATCCACTCCAAGTCACACACCGAGACCAAGCCCCACAAGTGCCCACATTGTTCCAAGACCTTCGCCAACAGCTCCTACCTGGCCCAGCACATCCGTATCCACTCAGGGGCTAAGCCCTACAGTTGTAACTTCTGTGAGAAATCCTTCCGCCAGCTCTCTCACCTCCAGCAGCACACCCGGTAAGGCTGCTCTTGGTTTTACCCCACCACCTGGCTGTGAACCCCTCACCCTGAGGCCACGGTGCCTGCGCCTGCTCTTCTCTCCATGtgttttctttgttccctttcGACTTTGCCCTTTGGGAGCCTCAGTGCTCTCCCATTACTGtctgtgaaaaataaagcatatatcCTAGCAGTTCGTGGCGGGGGGCCTGGAAAATTGTGGTCTCCAATCCCAAAGTCTGGAACAATTTTTGtggtttctctgtgtgtctgtgtttggaAATCTTCTGCAGAGCAGGCCCTGCTTTTACTATATGCTTCAGTTCAGAGCCAAGGTGTGCATTCAACTTCAGGTCCATGGGGAACAGGCGGTATTGGTCTTTGTTCAAATTACTATTTGGAAGCAGGGTATCTGTGGTGAGTGTAACCTTAGAGTAAAGCGGAGGGTTGACAAGACTGAAATTTCTGAGGTTACCAAGAGCCAGGGGTTACAGCTCTTCATCATCTCACTGCCATTCTAGCCACCGACTTAAGATGAGCAACAACCTAGATCTGGGTGTCCTCTTCATTAGCCTGTCCAGGCCGGAATGCgtttgggaggagggaggagggggtgctCTCATCCGTCAAGCAACATCATTTCACCCAGCAGAGAGCTGAGCCCATGGTGTCGaactgcttcctcctccccccttccctcctctcctccccggCAGGATCCACTCCAAGATGCACACGGAGACCATCAAGCCCCACAAGTGCCCGCACTGCTCCAAGACCTTCGCCAACACCTCCTACCTGGCCCAGCACCTCCGAATCCACTCGGGGGCCAAGCCCTACAACTGTTCCTACTGCCAGAAGGCCTTCCGCCAGCTCTCCCACCTCCAGCAGCACACACGGTAAGGGAGAGTGGCGGGCTACTGCCCCCGCCCCGCTGgcatgccctccccacccccgccccggaCACACACAACAACCCGCatgcggggggcgggggagaggccTGGCTGGAGGAGAACACGACTGGCGACTGGCGTCTGGGAGAAAGAACAAGCAACAACACTGGAGACAAGTGGATGCTCAGCCTTTCTGGGGCGGAAGCTGCGTCACGGAGACGCAAGGACTGTAATGTTCCCTgatctggggaggaggagacTTCTACCTCAAGCAGAGACaacttttcttgatttctctcccTGAAAATACCGATGCACACATCTTgcaagattttctcctttatgcCAAAGCTGGGGCATTTGATTGAAGAAGACCATACCTCTAGCCCTTAGGGCACCAATTATGAACAGGAAATATAATCAGACTTTAGCTGGGTACCAGCCGGGTGACACCTACAGCAACAAGCAAGGCTCCAAGGGACGCCAAGAGTagagaacaaacaaaacatcCTAAATACTCACAAAGAACaggcaaacaaaatgaaaaggctcGTACTGCATATGGATGCCCACTGTTTGTCCCGTGAGTCTAGAGTGACCAAGAAGTGAACCTGCCAACTACAAGAGCTGATGCTCTCCTTCAGTGGTATCTCAAGTTGAACTGGAGTCCAGACTCTTAACTGGCCATAGGCCTTCTCACCCAGCTGCTTCCGAATGTGATGATTTTCCTAAAGTGGTCAGACATCTTGCTTTGCAAAGAGGAGGAGTTGGGCTTTCTTCATAAGGAGACATGGCCTGcgatgttttcaagattttagaCCAGAGGTCCACAAAAGCACCTGATCATGAAGATGGTTCTGAAGTGTCTGAAGAGGAGCAGGTGTCTGTCCACGCACCCTCAAGTCCTTGGCTCATCTCACTGGAGGGCCCTGTAGTGTTTGGGAAAGAGGTCAAATTGGTACTAAACTTGGCATTTCCTGCTGTTAGGGGACTGGACTGGGAAAAGCCCCAAGGAGTTTCCACGAGTATTGATATCACTGCTACTTTCCACAATTAGCAtaactttctgcttttctttgacACCAGAACTTTCTCTGGGAGTGGTGCTCAAGGCTGAGGGCATGGTTTCTGACTGTATGGTGGGGGCCAAGGAAGAAGTgttatgtgtttctttttccttaccaTTGTGTTTATCTTATGTTTCTGAACATTCATCAGGGACAGTTACTGTAGGAGCTGACTTGTATGCCATATTGTGGACTGCCTGTCCCTTGGCTGCTGAGCCACCAGTCTCTCCTCCCCCGCAGAGAGGAGCCCAGCTTGAGCTGAGTGATGCAGGCAGTGAGCAGAAAGCAGGCACCACGGCCTGATCCGTGTCAGAGAGGAGCTGAGGCTGTGCCTCCTGGAGACCTTCTCGTACTCCCATAGGAGAGCAGGAGTGGCCTTGAGGAGGTTTGTTGTGGAGCCAATCCCCAAGTGGCCTCACTGacatcttttccctttcttcttttctcatccCATGCAGAATCCACACTGGTGATAGACCATACAAATGTGCACACCCGGGCTGTGAGAAAGCCTTCACACAGCTCTCCAATCTGCAGGTAAATGTTCCACCCTCCACATGAGGCCTTGAGTCTAAGACTTGGGGTCGACGTGCCATTTGACTAGTagagtgattctcaaactttctcAGGACCCCTGTACACTCTTCATAATTATTAGGAaacccaaagagcttttgttgaTGTGGGTAATACCTATCTACGTAGATGTTGTGAAACtgaaaaacttggaaaaatatttagtaatttgtttaaaaatagtaaatccattgcatgttaacataaataacatatttataaacaCCCCCCCCAATTTTGCTGCTaagaatggcattgttttacatgtttGCACGTTTCTTTAACATGTGGCTTACCAGAAGATGGCCACGCCCTCCCGTCTGCTGCATTCAGTCTGCTGCAGTAGTGCACGTTGTGTTATTGCTGTACAGTAGTGAGACGGAGAGGGAAAAGGCAaacactgtcttttttttatttttggggaagattagccctgagctaactcctgccaatcctcctctttttgctgaggaaggctggccctgagctaacatccatgcccatcttcctccactttatacataggatgcctgccacagcatggcttgtcaaacagtgccatgtccgcacccgggatccgaaccagtgaaccccaggtcaccaaagcagaacatgcgcacttaaccgctgcaccaccggcctgGCCCCAAACActgtcttattattattttgaaaatagttttgaccttgtggGCCTCCTGAAAAGGTCTTGGTATTCCCTAGCAAGCCCCGCACCTCACTTTGAAAACTACTCTTGGGACCAGGCATAGCTGTTACTCTAACTTTCAGGATCCCGGTGTGTTCTGCATGTGTGTTCTTCCCTTAGCCTGCAGCTCCTGAAGTTTCATTTgaagcaatttcttttttttttttaattttatttttttcctttttctccccaaagcccccggtacatagttgtatattcttcattgtgggtcctagttgtggcatgtgggacgctgcctcagtgtggcttgatgagcagtgctatgtctgcacccaggattcgaaccaacgaaacactgggccgcctgcagcggagcgcgtgaacttaaccactcggccacggggccagccccttaatttgAAGCAATTTCTACTGCCTACAGATGGAAAGAGAACCTGGGAGGTCTGACACCCAGCTCAGGGCTCTCCATTAAGgtcaaggaggcaggagggaagagtCCAATGTACTCATCCTGATTTTCCCCAATTTTCTCAGTCCCACCGACGGCAGCACAACAAAGATAAACCCTTCAAGTGCCACAATTGTCATCGGGCGTACACAGATGCAACCTCACTAGAGGTACACCTATCTACGCATACGGTGAAGCATGCCAAGGTGTACACCTGCACTATCTGTAGTCGGGCATATACGTCGGTGAGTGCTCAgtgccttctctttccttccgTATAGGCCTGTAAGACTATAGTCCACTTTACCCCATCTTTCTTGGTAAAGATCTGTTGCAGTGAATATGTTACCTCCCTAGCTCCAACTTACCCAGTCAGTAAAGAGAACAGAAATTAAATAGACCTGTAGCTGAGGAATAAAAGGGATGCCTGATCCCTTAAGCATATAGGGATTGCCAAgcaatgtttcttcattttatttaaacataaggCAAAATAAAGCAACTTGAAATTGTGGGAGGAGAAAGATTTCAGTTAGATGTTTTCCATTAGATTCCAGAGAAAGGTTGTAAAGTTGTTCCATTCAGAGATCTTTGAGAAAATGACAGCTTTCTCTGTGCCAGTTGAAAGCCCATGGTGACTAAAGGTTCCCCTTCCTTTCTACCCAATAGTGAGCACTGAAAGTGGCTCCTGGGGACAACGCGCCCTGGCTCCAGAATATCTTTGTAATAAGTCTTGCACTATATAAAGCAAAGTAAGAGCCCAGGATGCTAGTTACAAGtgacctctttccttctctttcatcccTCAACTCCTTTTTACCATCTCCCTCAGGAAACATACCTTATGAAACATATGCGCAAACACAACCCTCCTGATCTCCAGCAACAAGTGCaggcagcagcggcggcggcagcagtggcccaggcccaggcccaggcccaggcccaggcccaggcccaggctcaAGCTCAAGCCCAAGCCCAAGCCCAGGCTCAAGCGcaagcccaggcccaggcccaggcccaggcctcccaggcatcgcagcagcagcagcagcagcagcagccacagccaccACACTTCCAGTCCCCTGGGGCAGCCccccagggtgggggtggtggggacagCAACCCCAACCCTCCACCCCAGTGTTCCTTTGACCTGACCCCGTATAAGACGGCGGAGCATCATAAGGACATCTGCCTCACTGTCACCACCAGCACCATCCAGGTGGAGCACCTGGCCAGCTCATAGAGACCTGTGCTGCCAACCCACTGGGAAGAGGGGGAAGAAGTTCTGGTCCCTTCTTTCTCCAACTCCTCTTGGTGGGAAAAGTCTTCTTCCTTGACAGGCCTTGGCTCCATTTCCTTGGGCCTCAGGCATGGCCTTCCTTC
It encodes the following:
- the ZNF384 gene encoding zinc finger protein 384 isoform X2, which codes for MEESHFNSNPYFWPSIPTVSGQIENTMFINKMKDQLLPEKGCGLAPPHYPTLLTVPASVSLPSGISMDTESKSDQLTPHSQASVTQNITVVPVPSTGLMTAGPGLVITSPSGSLVTTASSAQTFPISAPMIVSALPPGSQALQVVPDLSKKVASTLTEEGGGGGGGGGSVAPKPPRGRKKKRMLESGLPEMNDPYVLSPEDDDDHQKDGKTYRSEGNCGTGNGQSLGLMDSVPGSTTNLLCDPGCRMCSLTFYSKSEMQIHSKSHTETKPHKCPHCSKTFANSSYLAQHIRIHSGAKPYSCNFCEKSFRQLSHLQQHTRIHSKMHTETIKPHKCPHCSKTFANTSYLAQHLRIHSGAKPYNCSYCQKAFRQLSHLQQHTRIHTGDRPYKCAHPGCEKAFTQLSNLQSHRRQHNKDKPFKCHNCHRAYTDATSLEVHLSTHTVKHAKVYTCTICSRAYTSETYLMKHMRKHNPPDLQQQVQAAAAAAAVAQAQAQAQAQAQAQAQAQAQAQAQAQAQAQAQAQAQASQASQQQQQQQQPQPPHFQSPGAAPQGGGGGDSNPNPPPQCSFDLTPYKTAEHHKDICLTVTTSTIQVEHLASS
- the ZNF384 gene encoding zinc finger protein 384 isoform X6, whose product is MEESHFNSNPYFWPSIPTVSGQIENTMFINKMKDQLLPEKGCGLAPPHYPTLLTVPASVSLPSGISMDTESKSDQLTPHSQASVTQNITVVPVPSTGLMTAGPGLVITSPSGSLVTTASSAQTFPISAPMIVSALPPGSQALQVVPDLSKKVASTLTEEGGGGGGGGGSVAPKPPRGRKKKRMLESGLPEMNDPYVLSPEDDDDHQKDGKTYRSEGNCGTGNGQSLGLMDSVPGSTTNLLCDPGCRMCSLTFYSKSEMQIHSKSHTETKPHKCPHCSKTFANSSYLAQHIRIHSGAKPYSCNFCEKSFRQLSHLQQHTRIHTGDRPYKCAHPGCEKAFTQLSNLQSHRRQHNKDKPFKCHNCHRAYTDATSLEVHLSTHTVKHAKVYTCTICSRAYTSETYLMKHMRKHNPPDLQQQVQAAAAAAAVAQAQAQAQAQAQAQAQAQAQAQAQAQAQAQAQAQAQASQASQQQQQQQQPQPPHFQSPGAAPQGGGGGDSNPNPPPQCSFDLTPYKTAEHHKDICLTVTTSTIQVEHLASS
- the ZNF384 gene encoding zinc finger protein 384 isoform X1, with translation MEESHFNSNPYFWPSIPTVSGQIENTMFINKMKDQLLPEKGCGLAPPHYPTLLTVPASVSLPSGISMDTESKSDQLTPHSQASVTQNITVVPVPSTGLMTAGVSCSQRWRREGSQSRGPGLVITSPSGSLVTTASSAQTFPISAPMIVSALPPGSQALQVVPDLSKKVASTLTEEGGGGGGGGGSVAPKPPRGRKKKRMLESGLPEMNDPYVLSPEDDDDHQKDGKTYRSEGNCGTGNGQSLGLMDSVPGSTTNLLCDPGCRMCSLTFYSKSEMQIHSKSHTETKPHKCPHCSKTFANSSYLAQHIRIHSGAKPYSCNFCEKSFRQLSHLQQHTRIHSKMHTETIKPHKCPHCSKTFANTSYLAQHLRIHSGAKPYNCSYCQKAFRQLSHLQQHTRIHTGDRPYKCAHPGCEKAFTQLSNLQSHRRQHNKDKPFKCHNCHRAYTDATSLEVHLSTHTVKHAKVYTCTICSRAYTSETYLMKHMRKHNPPDLQQQVQAAAAAAAVAQAQAQAQAQAQAQAQAQAQAQAQAQAQAQAQAQAQASQASQQQQQQQQPQPPHFQSPGAAPQGGGGGDSNPNPPPQCSFDLTPYKTAEHHKDICLTVTTSTIQVEHLASS
- the ZNF384 gene encoding zinc finger protein 384 isoform X5; its protein translation is MEESHFNSNPYFWPSIPTVSGQIENTMFINKMKDQLLPEKGCGLAPPHYPTLLTVPASVSLPSGISMDTESKSDQLTPHSQASVTQNITVVPVPSTGLMTAGVSCSQRWRREGSQSRGPGLVITSPSGSLVTTASSAQTFPISAPMIVSALPPGSQALQVVPDLSKKVASTLTEEGGGGGGGGGSVAPKPPRGRKKKRMLESGLPEMNDPYVLSPEDDDDHQKDGKTYRSEGNCGTGNGQSLGLMDSVPGSTTNLLCDPGCRMCSLTFYSKSEMQIHSKSHTETKPHKCPHCSKTFANSSYLAQHIRIHSGAKPYSCNFCEKSFRQLSHLQQHTRIHTGDRPYKCAHPGCEKAFTQLSNLQSHRRQHNKDKPFKCHNCHRAYTDATSLEVHLSTHTVKHAKVYTCTICSRAYTSETYLMKHMRKHNPPDLQQQVQAAAAAAAVAQAQAQAQAQAQAQAQAQAQAQAQAQAQAQAQAQAQASQASQQQQQQQQPQPPHFQSPGAAPQGGGGGDSNPNPPPQCSFDLTPYKTAEHHKDICLTVTTSTIQVEHLASS
- the ZNF384 gene encoding zinc finger protein 384 isoform X4; protein product: MEESHFNSNPYFWPSIPTVSGQIENTMFINKMKDQLLPEKGCGLAPPHYPTLLTVPASVSLPSGISMDTESKSDQLTPHSQASVTQNITVVPVPSTGLMTAGPGLVITSPSGSLVTTASSAQTFPISAPMIVSALPPGSQALQVVPDLSKKVASTLTEEGGGGGGGGGSVAPKPPRGRKKKRMLESGLPEMNDPYVLSPEDDDDHQKDGKTYRCRMCSLTFYSKSEMQIHSKSHTETKPHKCPHCSKTFANSSYLAQHIRIHSGAKPYSCNFCEKSFRQLSHLQQHTRIHSKMHTETIKPHKCPHCSKTFANTSYLAQHLRIHSGAKPYNCSYCQKAFRQLSHLQQHTRIHTGDRPYKCAHPGCEKAFTQLSNLQSHRRQHNKDKPFKCHNCHRAYTDATSLEVHLSTHTVKHAKVYTCTICSRAYTSETYLMKHMRKHNPPDLQQQVQAAAAAAAVAQAQAQAQAQAQAQAQAQAQAQAQAQAQAQAQAQAQASQASQQQQQQQQPQPPHFQSPGAAPQGGGGGDSNPNPPPQCSFDLTPYKTAEHHKDICLTVTTSTIQVEHLASS
- the ZNF384 gene encoding zinc finger protein 384 isoform X8 is translated as MEESHFNSNPYFWPSIPTVSGQIENTMFINKMKDQLLPEKGCGLAPPHYPTLLTVPASVSLPSGISMDTESKSDQLTPHSQASVTQNITVVPVPSTGLMTAGPGLVITSPSGSLVTTASSAQTFPISAPMIVSALPPGSQALQVVPDLSKKVASTLTEEGGGGGGGGGSVAPKPPRGRKKKRMLESGLPEMNDPYVLSPEDDDDHQKDGKTYRCRMCSLTFYSKSEMQIHSKSHTETKPHKCPHCSKTFANSSYLAQHIRIHSGAKPYSCNFCEKSFRQLSHLQQHTRIHTGDRPYKCAHPGCEKAFTQLSNLQSHRRQHNKDKPFKCHNCHRAYTDATSLEVHLSTHTVKHAKVYTCTICSRAYTSETYLMKHMRKHNPPDLQQQVQAAAAAAAVAQAQAQAQAQAQAQAQAQAQAQAQAQAQAQAQAQAQASQASQQQQQQQQPQPPHFQSPGAAPQGGGGGDSNPNPPPQCSFDLTPYKTAEHHKDICLTVTTSTIQVEHLASS
- the ZNF384 gene encoding zinc finger protein 384 isoform X3 — translated: MEESHFNSNPYFWPSIPTVSGQIENTMFINKMKDQLLPEKGCGLAPPHYPTLLTVPASVSLPSGISMDTESKSDQLTPHSQASVTQNITVVPVPSTGLMTAGVSCSQRWRREGSQSRGPGLVITSPSGSLVTTASSAQTFPISAPMIVSALPPGSQALQVVPDLSKKVASTLTEEGGGGGGGGGSVAPKPPRGRKKKRMLESGLPEMNDPYVLSPEDDDDHQKDGKTYRCRMCSLTFYSKSEMQIHSKSHTETKPHKCPHCSKTFANSSYLAQHIRIHSGAKPYSCNFCEKSFRQLSHLQQHTRIHSKMHTETIKPHKCPHCSKTFANTSYLAQHLRIHSGAKPYNCSYCQKAFRQLSHLQQHTRIHTGDRPYKCAHPGCEKAFTQLSNLQSHRRQHNKDKPFKCHNCHRAYTDATSLEVHLSTHTVKHAKVYTCTICSRAYTSETYLMKHMRKHNPPDLQQQVQAAAAAAAVAQAQAQAQAQAQAQAQAQAQAQAQAQAQAQAQAQAQASQASQQQQQQQQPQPPHFQSPGAAPQGGGGGDSNPNPPPQCSFDLTPYKTAEHHKDICLTVTTSTIQVEHLASS
- the ZNF384 gene encoding zinc finger protein 384 isoform X7, with the translated sequence MEESHFNSNPYFWPSIPTVSGQIENTMFINKMKDQLLPEKGCGLAPPHYPTLLTVPASVSLPSGISMDTESKSDQLTPHSQASVTQNITVVPVPSTGLMTAGVSCSQRWRREGSQSRGPGLVITSPSGSLVTTASSAQTFPISAPMIVSALPPGSQALQVVPDLSKKVASTLTEEGGGGGGGGGSVAPKPPRGRKKKRMLESGLPEMNDPYVLSPEDDDDHQKDGKTYRCRMCSLTFYSKSEMQIHSKSHTETKPHKCPHCSKTFANSSYLAQHIRIHSGAKPYSCNFCEKSFRQLSHLQQHTRIHTGDRPYKCAHPGCEKAFTQLSNLQSHRRQHNKDKPFKCHNCHRAYTDATSLEVHLSTHTVKHAKVYTCTICSRAYTSETYLMKHMRKHNPPDLQQQVQAAAAAAAVAQAQAQAQAQAQAQAQAQAQAQAQAQAQAQAQAQAQASQASQQQQQQQQPQPPHFQSPGAAPQGGGGGDSNPNPPPQCSFDLTPYKTAEHHKDICLTVTTSTIQVEHLASS